From a single Saimiri boliviensis isolate mSaiBol1 chromosome 7, mSaiBol1.pri, whole genome shotgun sequence genomic region:
- the HNRNPA1 gene encoding heterogeneous nuclear ribonucleoprotein A1 isoform X2: MSKSESPKEPEQLRKLFIGGLSFETTDESLRSHFEQWGTLTDCVVMRDPNTKRSRGFGFVTYATVEEVDAAMNARPHKVDGRVVEPKRAVSREDSQRPGAHLTVKKIFVGGIKEDTEEHHLRDYFEQYGKIEVIEIMTDRGSGKKRGFAFVTFDDHDSVDKIVIQKYHTVNGHNCEVRKALSKQEMASASSSQRGRSGSGNFGGGRGGGFGGNDNFGRGGNFSGRGGFGGSRGGGGYGGSGDGYNGFGNDGGNFGGGGSYNDFGSYNNQSSNFGPMKGGNFGGRSSGPYGGGGQYFAKPRNQGGYGGSSSSSSYGSGRRF, encoded by the exons ATGTCTAAGTCAGAG TCTCCTAAAGAGCCGGAGCAGCTGAGGAAGCTCTTCATTGGAGGGTTGAGCTTTGAAACAACCGATGAGAGCCTGAGGAGCCATTTTGAGCAATGGGGAACGCTCACAGACTGTGTG GTAATGAGAGATCCAAACACCAAGCGCTCCAGGGGCTTTGGGTTCGTCACGTATGCAactgtggaggaggtggatgcagccatgaatgcaaggccacacaaagtggatggaagagttgtggaaccaaagagagctgtcTCAAGAGAA gattctcaaagaccaggtgcccacttaactgtgaaaaaaatattcgttggtggcattaaagaagacactgaagaacatcacctaagagattattttgaacagtatggaaaaattgaagtgattgaaatcatgactgacagaggcagtggcaagaaaaggggctttgccttTGTAACCTTTGATGACCATGACTCCGTGGATAAGATTGTCA ttcagAAATACCATACTGTGAATGGACACAactgtgaagttaggaaagcTCTGTCAAAGCAAGAGATGGCTAGTGCTTCATCCAGCCAAAGAG GTCGAAgtggttctggaaactttggtggtggtcGTGGAGGTGGTTTCGGtgggaatgacaactttggtcgtggaggaaacttcagtggtcGTG gtggctttggtggcagccgtggtggtggtggatatggtggcagtggggatggctatAACGGATTTGGTAATGATG GAGgcaattttggaggtggtggaagctacaatgattttggcagttacaacaatcagtcttcaaattttggacccatgaagggaggaaactttggaggcagaagctctggcccctaTGGTGGTGGCGGccaatactttgccaaaccaCGAAACCAAG GTGGCTATGGCGgttccagtagcagcagtagctatggcagtggcagaagattttaa
- the HNRNPA1 gene encoding heterogeneous nuclear ribonucleoprotein A1 isoform X1, whose amino-acid sequence MSKSESPKEPEQLRKLFIGGLSFETTDESLRSHFEQWGTLTDCVVMRDPNTKRSRGFGFVTYATVEEVDAAMNARPHKVDGRVVEPKRAVSREDSQRPGAHLTVKKIFVGGIKEDTEEHHLRDYFEQYGKIEVIEIMTDRGSGKKRGFAFVTFDDHDSVDKIVIQKYHTVNGHNCEVRKALSKQEMASASSSQRGRSGSGNFGGGRGGGFGGNDNFGRGGNFSGRGGFGGSRGGGGYGGSGDGYNGFGNDGGYGGGGPGYSGGSRGYGSGGQGYGNQGSGYGGSGSYDSYNNGGGGGFGGGSGGNFGGGGSYNDFGSYNNQSSNFGPMKGGNFGGRSSGPYGGGGQYFAKPRNQGGYGGSSSSSSYGSGRRF is encoded by the exons ATGTCTAAGTCAGAG TCTCCTAAAGAGCCGGAGCAGCTGAGGAAGCTCTTCATTGGAGGGTTGAGCTTTGAAACAACCGATGAGAGCCTGAGGAGCCATTTTGAGCAATGGGGAACGCTCACAGACTGTGTG GTAATGAGAGATCCAAACACCAAGCGCTCCAGGGGCTTTGGGTTCGTCACGTATGCAactgtggaggaggtggatgcagccatgaatgcaaggccacacaaagtggatggaagagttgtggaaccaaagagagctgtcTCAAGAGAA gattctcaaagaccaggtgcccacttaactgtgaaaaaaatattcgttggtggcattaaagaagacactgaagaacatcacctaagagattattttgaacagtatggaaaaattgaagtgattgaaatcatgactgacagaggcagtggcaagaaaaggggctttgccttTGTAACCTTTGATGACCATGACTCCGTGGATAAGATTGTCA ttcagAAATACCATACTGTGAATGGACACAactgtgaagttaggaaagcTCTGTCAAAGCAAGAGATGGCTAGTGCTTCATCCAGCCAAAGAG GTCGAAgtggttctggaaactttggtggtggtcGTGGAGGTGGTTTCGGtgggaatgacaactttggtcgtggaggaaacttcagtggtcGTG gtggctttggtggcagccgtggtggtggtggatatggtggcagtggggatggctatAACGGATTTGGTAATGATG GTGGTTATGGAGGAGGCGGCCCTGGTTACTCTGGAGGAAGCAGAGGCTATGGAAGTGGTGGACAGGGTTATGGAAACCAGGGCAGTGGCTATGGCGGGAGTGGCAGCTATGACAGCTATAACAACGGAGGCGGAGGCGGCTTTGGCGGTGGTAGTG GAGgcaattttggaggtggtggaagctacaatgattttggcagttacaacaatcagtcttcaaattttggacccatgaagggaggaaactttggaggcagaagctctggcccctaTGGTGGTGGCGGccaatactttgccaaaccaCGAAACCAAG GTGGCTATGGCGgttccagtagcagcagtagctatggcagtggcagaagattttaa